A segment of the Candidatus Babeliales bacterium genome:
CGTCAATGGCAATGCATGGTTGACTGGTATTTGTTATTGTATAATGAGTACAAAATGTGATTAAGAAAAAAAAATTATTACATCTTCTCATCATTTCACCTCATTGTGTTGAACAAGACCTAACCTCATTATATGCTCAATTTAAGCTATAAAAGGCAATCTTTTTAGCAAATAACAAGGAAAAGCACTACAGTAACTCTTGCCTGTTCCCGAGCATATGCTCAGCACGCTGCAAAAATAATTTAATGCGACGATAGTCGTTGCCAATCAACAATGAATAGGTCTGCATAAATGAATTAAGTTTTTCTTGAGTGAGAATGTTGAGCTCTATATATTGCTTGAGCAACGCTAACATTAACTCATCAATATTAAAAATCTGTGCTGAATGTGTAAAAAGTAGATGAAGATACCGCGTACTGGCAAAAAAAGTCTTACTTAATTCTGCATCAGGACGAGTAATAAAAGAATGAATTTTAGGTGGTTCTGGAGCAATAAGATACGATATGGATTTTTTTTCTTGGTAGCCAATAGTTATACACGAAAATGTTGTTTTCAGAAATTCAAATATTTGCGGCTGTTCTTTGAGTAACTCTTCTTCGGTCTTTTGATACGGGAATGGATAGCGAACGGGATCCATTGAGCCTGTTTGAACTTGATGCACAATACCAAAAACTGTTCGTTTTTTGCCCTCGATAGCAACAAATGAACCAAACTCAGGGAATGTGTCCCATGACCAACTTTGCGCGAGCCAACTTGTTAATGAACTTTCAATCACTTCGGCAAAGTACTTCTCCTGCTTCATTACTATTTACCTTTGACAAGTTCAAGATTTGCTGAGCTCACCCTGAACTTGTTGAAGGGTCAAGCGCTTTATTTCAATCCGCCATCCTTCGATACATTCTCCTGCGCAAAGCTACGGAGAACACTCAGGACGAGCGGAAAAAAATAAATCAGCGAGCTCCGAATCTTCACGTAAAGATTCCAATTCCACTCGCCCTGAGTGCTCGCCTAAGTTTCCTAACGAAGAGGAGTGTATCGAAGGGTTAGAGAACATATCCAACTGTTCTTCTTTTTTTTCGCCTTCTTGTAACAACTTAGTCAAAAAGCTTACCCGATGGATAAAAGAATAATCATGATTCTTAATTGCTCTTTTATGCGCAGGAGTACCATAGCCTCTGTTATCTGACCATGCATAACCAGGAATTGCCACATCATACAACTCCATCATGGCATCCCTGGTAACTTTAGCAACAATAGATGCTGCAGCAATAGAACTAGATTTAGTCTCGCCTTTGGGAAAATAATAGACAGGAATATCATGAAAATGCGTACCAGAGAGATCTAATGGCATAGCATCAATAAGAATTGCCGATGGTCGGACAGATGTGGTCTCAAGTGCATGTATAAGGGCTTTTTTCATAGCAATGAGCGTCGACTGCCAAATATTCCGCTGGTCTATGGTACGGTGATGAACAATGCCAATACCATACGCACAGCGGCTCTTAATCCATGCAAAAGCGAGGTTTCGTTCCTCGGCAGTCATAATTTTGGAATCTTTAAGCATCCGATTGGTCTTGTTGAGCGGCAAAATAACCGCCGCAGCTACCACTGGACCAGCAAAGCAACCCCTGCCAACTTCATCAATACCTACCACGACTGTCTGCTGTTGCCAGGCATCATGCTCAAAGGAATTCTTTTTTATATTGCCTGTTTGTCTCATTTTGACCATAAATTTTCATTTCCATTTGACAAAGTTGCTAGGATGAGTACAATTAGAAATAATTCAGTAGTTCAATTGTACCATAAGTATAACCACATTCGAAGGAGATATCTAAGATGATTTCAATTTCAACTCAATTACGCGTAAAAGAACTTTTAAGAGAAAAAGGCTGGACAACTAAGATTTTAGCAGAAAAAACTGGTATGTCTGAAAGTTACCTCACTCATATTAAAAATGGCACTCGTCGCTGGAACGAAGATTCATTAAGAAAATTATCCCAAGCATTCGAAATCAGCCCAATTGATTTATTCGCTGAACACCGCCAACGCACTGATGACATTGATAAAAATGTCAGCATGCCAGAGCAATCTGACCTTGAATTACAAGTTAAAGTAGTTCCTGTTGTTGGAGAAGTTCCATCAAACCCATCTCCTTATAACAACCAATTAATGCAAGTTACAACCGGTTACAAAGATGTGTTTGTTCCTGTATTCAACTCAGCTGATAATGCAATGTTTGCTCTATGTGTTGAAAACAACGCAATGGCACCAACATTTGTAAAAGGTGATTACTTAATCGTTTCTCCAGAAGTGTGGACACGTTCAGGTGATATCGCTGCTGTTGAATTTGGCAACGATACTCCAACTAAAGCAGTGATGCAAGTTACCTATACTGAAGACTTTATTGTTCTTGAATCAGTCAACCACAAACAACCTCCTATAGCGTTGGTTCGTGGTAAAGATCACTTCAGAATAATTGGTCGTGTTATCCAACGCAGCCAAAAATTTGCATAAAACTATCAAATAGAGACTATTAATAGCAGTTATCCTAGTATTTTACAGGGTTTCTGCTATTATCGTTTGTAGAGGGTTTTACAGGCGCAAGCCAGTTTAAACTCAATAAAGCAGCTCTGCTAGCTTTATAGTTATATAATTAACTTCCAATCACATAAAGGTTCACATATGTTGCGACAATACGAGGCATTATTGCTTACCGTGCCGGAAATTACCGGTGACGAAGTAAAACACCTTGAAACTCAGCTTGATAAAGTTGTCAAAGCTGGCACAGGTTCCGTCATTTCTTTTGAACGTTGGGGAAAATATAAATTAGCATACGAAATCAATAAAAGTGATTACGGTGTTTTCTTCCTTACACGTTTCGAAATTCCACAAGCTACAACTATTCTTGAAGACATGAAACATTTGCTTAAAGTAAAACTTAACAATGTTGTCATGCGCGATATGATTTCAGTTCTTGATCCAAAACATCCACTTACCTACCAGCGCCCGCGTTCTCTTGAAGAAGCGCCAGCGCGTGAAGCTGAAGGATTCTCTAGAGAAAATAAAATGCCTGGATTCTTCTCTGCAGATGACAGAGATGATATTGACGAAGATTAATTTTAACCCCATACTCCGTTTCTCTACGCATGGGGACCCCAATAAAGCAAAAGGATTATTATCATGACAAAAAAAATTAAACTAAAAATCAGCGCACGTTTGGTTAAGAAACGCTCGCGTCGTGGCAACGGTAATCGTTCTAAAATGTGTCGCTTCTGTTCTGATAAAGAGCAAGTGTACGGAATTGATTACAAAAATGCTACATTCCTCAAAGGGTTTTTGACAGAGCGTGGTAAAATATTACCTTCTCGTATTTCTGGTGCATGCGCACGTCACCAACGTGTAATTTCACAAGAAATTAGAAAATCCCGTGTTATGGCATTATTACCATACTCAGGGCCAGCATTTTAAGTTAGCCCAGCCTACGTTTCTCTTCGGCCGGGCACCCGGTTAAAGAAAAACAAAAAAATGGACTTACAGATATTTAGGGTGATTCGCAAGGATCACCCTTTTTTGCGTCTAAATAACCTCTAGCAGCATAAGTTGCTATGCTTTGACCCAAAAAACAGCGTCCCACAGCCCTTTTGACATATTTAATTACATTTGGTAATATTAATAGTGATAGAAAAACTATGCAATAAACGGAGGTCTTATAGTGAATAATAG
Coding sequences within it:
- a CDS encoding XRE family transcriptional regulator — protein: MISISTQLRVKELLREKGWTTKILAEKTGMSESYLTHIKNGTRRWNEDSLRKLSQAFEISPIDLFAEHRQRTDDIDKNVSMPEQSDLELQVKVVPVVGEVPSNPSPYNNQLMQVTTGYKDVFVPVFNSADNAMFALCVENNAMAPTFVKGDYLIVSPEVWTRSGDIAAVEFGNDTPTKAVMQVTYTEDFIVLESVNHKQPPIALVRGKDHFRIIGRVIQRSQKFA
- a CDS encoding ribonuclease HII, whose translation is MVKMRQTGNIKKNSFEHDAWQQQTVVVGIDEVGRGCFAGPVVAAAVILPLNKTNRMLKDSKIMTAEERNLAFAWIKSRCAYGIGIVHHRTIDQRNIWQSTLIAMKKALIHALETTSVRPSAILIDAMPLDLSGTHFHDIPVYYFPKGETKSSSIAAASIVAKVTRDAMMELYDVAIPGYAWSDNRGYGTPAHKRAIKNHDYSFIHRVSFLTKLLQEGEKKEEQLDMFSNPSIHSSSLGNLGEHSGRVELESLREDSELADLFFSARPECSP
- the rpsF gene encoding 30S ribosomal protein S6, with translation MLRQYEALLLTVPEITGDEVKHLETQLDKVVKAGTGSVISFERWGKYKLAYEINKSDYGVFFLTRFEIPQATTILEDMKHLLKVKLNNVVMRDMISVLDPKHPLTYQRPRSLEEAPAREAEGFSRENKMPGFFSADDRDDIDED
- the rpsR gene encoding 30S ribosomal protein S18, coding for MTKKIKLKISARLVKKRSRRGNGNRSKMCRFCSDKEQVYGIDYKNATFLKGFLTERGKILPSRISGACARHQRVISQEIRKSRVMALLPYSGPAF